One Paenisporosarcina sp. FSL H8-0542 genomic region harbors:
- a CDS encoding DEAD/DEAH box helicase, giving the protein MTSRVSPFMKNLILSFDQMDDGFTTVHAYNDEGMRLFTEQWISFISFQHEPSFYGLNHDEETRFSSLELVELFSPIVKHPYVHVSGYAQEDELTISTIQQAANIWSAPTLWNDIEFEEGSLVLTTEEVPPAAKVMLTSAIQQKLYGAGLTLSDIPTLLPFFKQGGWPLQAQSGHADVIVALRLSEPESFSDEWLLETVVRGKKSSVHWTPAFRKKDSSIANALPDKWKVHAPYVYETQSNMLELMNMESDADRFLSSSLSDLDVRHFLRDDAARLQALGFEVILPGWLKAVKESKLRVKSNAKTASFKTTAGLNEILTFDWHFSLNGQAITEDQFKQMVEENREYIRAGNEWFRIDSHWMHEIRQLMEQTEAEDWTVKELLFRELPEALVLDEDNLEEEDDPLFQFELNQSLQKYLEQLQDKKGLPTTTVSPHLLTELRPYQQQGFDWIVFMREQGFGVCLADDMGLGKTVQLIAYLLHVHRTNQTDKPSFIICPTSVLGNWQKELARFAPDLDVHVHYGQTRSKDESLATELISMKPDVVLTTFGTASQDAEALSEIEWASVTLDEAQNIKNMHTKQSRAIRKLRGEHHLALTGTPVENRLSELWAIFDFIYKGYLGSFRKFQDNFIAPIERDESENHKQKLRNKIRPFLLRRTKQDPDLLLNLPDKQEQREYCPLTTEQAALYESLIQETLFKLETLTGFEKKGLILKMLSKLKQLCNHPALYLKEGFGEAEYMMERSEKLARIVTLAAEIAARGEQCLIFTQYIGMGHLLQHCLSELHDIDPPFLTGSMPKAQRDRLVESFQEKEFPVFLLSLKAGGTGLNLTAANHVLHADRWWNPAVENQATDRAYRIGQTRFVHVHKFVTIGTIEEKIDKLLADKQALSEDLIQSSQWITELADDDLKELLTLG; this is encoded by the coding sequence ATGACTTCCCGTGTATCGCCCTTTATGAAAAATTTAATACTGTCATTCGATCAAATGGATGATGGATTTACAACCGTGCATGCCTACAATGATGAAGGCATGCGTTTATTTACGGAACAATGGATATCTTTTATCTCATTCCAACATGAACCCTCTTTTTACGGTTTGAATCATGATGAAGAAACTCGGTTTTCTTCACTTGAATTAGTGGAACTGTTCTCACCTATCGTTAAACACCCTTACGTACACGTTAGTGGCTATGCACAGGAAGACGAGTTGACGATATCAACCATTCAACAAGCTGCAAACATATGGAGTGCGCCAACTCTTTGGAATGATATTGAGTTTGAAGAAGGCTCACTAGTACTGACAACTGAAGAAGTCCCACCTGCTGCAAAAGTGATGCTTACTTCTGCCATTCAGCAGAAACTGTATGGCGCAGGGTTGACGTTATCGGATATTCCTACGTTACTTCCCTTTTTCAAACAAGGCGGTTGGCCTCTGCAAGCTCAAAGCGGGCATGCTGATGTCATTGTGGCACTGCGGCTTAGTGAGCCTGAGTCCTTCTCGGATGAATGGCTATTGGAAACTGTGGTTCGCGGCAAGAAAAGTTCTGTGCACTGGACTCCCGCTTTTCGGAAGAAAGATTCTTCAATCGCTAATGCGCTACCTGATAAATGGAAAGTTCATGCTCCTTATGTGTATGAAACGCAATCCAATATGCTGGAATTAATGAATATGGAATCGGATGCGGATCGGTTTTTATCTAGTTCGTTAAGTGATTTGGACGTCCGCCATTTCTTGCGTGACGATGCAGCACGCCTGCAAGCTCTTGGTTTTGAAGTGATTTTGCCAGGTTGGTTAAAAGCGGTGAAAGAATCCAAACTGCGCGTCAAGTCGAATGCCAAGACCGCTTCGTTTAAAACAACAGCCGGTCTGAATGAAATTTTAACTTTTGATTGGCACTTCTCGTTAAATGGTCAAGCGATTACTGAAGATCAATTCAAACAAATGGTTGAAGAAAATCGTGAGTACATACGTGCCGGTAACGAATGGTTCCGCATCGATTCACACTGGATGCATGAAATCCGCCAGTTGATGGAACAAACGGAAGCTGAAGACTGGACCGTGAAAGAATTATTGTTCCGTGAACTGCCTGAAGCACTCGTACTTGATGAAGATAATTTGGAAGAAGAGGACGATCCATTATTCCAGTTCGAACTGAATCAATCCCTTCAAAAGTATTTGGAACAGCTACAGGATAAGAAAGGTCTGCCTACTACGACTGTTTCCCCTCATTTGTTGACGGAACTGCGTCCTTATCAGCAACAGGGCTTTGACTGGATTGTGTTTATGCGTGAACAAGGATTCGGCGTCTGTTTAGCGGATGATATGGGTCTCGGAAAAACAGTACAGCTGATTGCGTACTTGCTCCATGTACATCGCACAAATCAAACGGATAAGCCATCGTTTATCATTTGCCCTACTTCCGTTTTAGGAAACTGGCAAAAAGAGCTGGCACGATTTGCGCCTGATTTGGACGTCCATGTGCATTACGGGCAAACACGTTCCAAAGATGAATCACTGGCTACTGAACTCATTTCCATGAAACCGGATGTCGTATTGACGACTTTTGGTACGGCTTCTCAGGATGCTGAAGCGTTAAGTGAAATCGAATGGGCCAGTGTGACTCTGGATGAAGCTCAGAACATCAAAAACATGCACACGAAGCAAAGTCGTGCGATCCGCAAGTTACGCGGTGAACATCATTTGGCATTGACAGGAACACCAGTTGAAAATCGTTTGTCTGAGTTATGGGCCATTTTCGATTTCATTTATAAAGGCTATTTAGGTAGCTTCCGTAAGTTCCAGGATAACTTTATTGCACCAATTGAACGCGATGAGTCGGAAAATCATAAACAAAAACTACGAAACAAAATCCGTCCTTTCTTGTTGAGACGTACGAAGCAGGATCCAGACTTGCTGTTGAACCTGCCGGACAAACAAGAACAGCGTGAGTATTGCCCATTGACGACGGAGCAAGCAGCACTCTATGAAAGCTTGATTCAGGAGACGCTGTTCAAACTCGAAACATTGACCGGCTTTGAGAAAAAAGGACTTATTTTAAAAATGTTGAGCAAGCTGAAGCAATTGTGTAATCACCCAGCCCTTTATCTGAAGGAGGGGTTTGGTGAAGCGGAGTATATGATGGAGCGTTCTGAAAAACTGGCGCGCATCGTCACTTTGGCAGCAGAAATTGCCGCTCGCGGTGAGCAATGTCTCATTTTCACCCAGTACATTGGAATGGGTCATCTGCTACAGCATTGCTTAAGCGAGTTGCACGACATCGATCCGCCATTCTTAACTGGCAGCATGCCAAAAGCACAGCGTGACCGTCTGGTTGAATCCTTCCAGGAAAAAGAATTCCCTGTGTTTCTTTTGTCACTGAAAGCTGGTGGAACGGGACTTAACTTAACTGCTGCAAATCATGTATTGCATGCCGATCGTTGGTGGAATCCAGCGGTTGAAAATCAAGCAACTGACCGTGCCTACCGCATTGGTCAAACGCGTTTTGTCCATGTGCATAAATTCGTGACAATTGGTACGATTGAAGAGAAAATCGACAAATTGCTAGCTGATAAACAAGCTTTGTCGGAAGACTTGATCCAATCCAGCCAGTGGATTACTGAACTAGCGGATGATGATTTAAAAGAACTTCTTACATTAGGTTAA
- the fabZ gene encoding 3-hydroxyacyl-ACP dehydratase FabZ: protein MTLSAQQIQAILPHRYPFLLVDRITEIEDGKRAVGLKNVSINEDFFNGHFPGYPVMPGVLIIEALAQVGGVALLNKEENKGRLAFLTGVDNCRFKRQVVPGDQLRLEVEFVKLRGAMGKGHAIATVDGEIACETDILFALGPIVEKE from the coding sequence GTGACATTATCAGCTCAACAAATTCAAGCAATTTTACCACATCGTTATCCATTTTTATTGGTCGATCGAATTACTGAAATTGAAGACGGCAAACGTGCAGTTGGTTTGAAAAACGTTTCAATCAACGAAGATTTCTTCAATGGGCATTTCCCAGGATATCCTGTAATGCCAGGTGTTTTAATTATCGAAGCATTGGCACAAGTTGGTGGAGTAGCGTTATTGAACAAAGAAGAAAACAAAGGACGTCTTGCATTTTTGACTGGTGTAGATAACTGCCGTTTCAAACGACAAGTCGTGCCTGGCGATCAACTTCGCTTGGAAGTGGAATTCGTAAAACTTCGCGGGGCAATGGGCAAAGGTCATGCCATCGCGACAGTAGACGGCGAAATCGCATGCGAAACCGATATTTTATTTGCTCTCGGACCAATTGTTGAAAAAGAATAA
- the murA gene encoding UDP-N-acetylglucosamine 1-carboxyvinyltransferase — protein MDKIIVRGGHKLTGKVRVEGAKNAVLPVLAAALLASKGKNIIRDVANLADVYTINEVLKSLGASVQYFPKQNEVIIDSSVTLSSEAQFEYVRKMRASILVMGPILARNGFARVALPGGCAIGSRPIDQHLKGFEAMGAEISFGHGFVEARTDGRLKGAKIYMDFPSVGATENIMTAAALAEGTTILENAAREPEIVDLANFINEMGGRVIGAGTDTIRIEGVEELEGTLHHIIPDRIEAGTFMVAAAITKGDVTIENAVPEHMAALISKMEEMGVHINEEEDGLRIRATETLKSVDIKTMPHPGFPTDMQSQMMALMLTATGTGMLTETVFENRFMHVEEFRRMNGNVKIEGRSVIMQGPSELQGAEVAATDLRAAAALILAGLASEGVTRVTELYHLDRGYVNFHLKLQALGADIERVSSESSDEKVMQQTV, from the coding sequence TTGGATAAAATTATTGTAAGAGGCGGCCATAAGTTAACAGGGAAAGTAAGAGTAGAGGGTGCAAAAAATGCGGTACTACCGGTATTGGCAGCAGCTCTTTTAGCATCAAAAGGAAAAAACATCATTCGTGACGTAGCGAACTTAGCAGATGTTTACACGATAAATGAAGTATTGAAAAGTTTAGGTGCATCAGTGCAATATTTCCCAAAACAAAACGAAGTCATTATCGATTCTTCAGTTACATTATCAAGTGAAGCTCAATTCGAATACGTTCGTAAAATGCGTGCATCGATCTTAGTAATGGGACCGATTTTAGCTCGTAACGGCTTTGCGCGTGTAGCACTTCCAGGGGGCTGTGCAATCGGTTCTCGTCCAATCGATCAGCATTTAAAAGGTTTTGAAGCGATGGGCGCTGAAATCTCATTTGGTCATGGATTTGTTGAGGCAAGAACAGATGGTCGCTTAAAAGGTGCTAAAATTTATATGGACTTCCCAAGTGTTGGGGCTACTGAAAACATCATGACGGCGGCAGCATTAGCAGAAGGAACGACAATTCTTGAAAATGCTGCAAGAGAGCCGGAAATTGTAGATTTGGCGAACTTCATCAACGAAATGGGTGGACGTGTTATCGGGGCTGGTACCGACACGATTCGCATCGAGGGTGTAGAAGAATTAGAAGGTACACTTCACCATATCATTCCTGACCGTATTGAAGCAGGTACATTCATGGTGGCAGCTGCCATCACAAAAGGTGATGTAACAATCGAAAACGCAGTTCCTGAGCATATGGCAGCGTTAATTTCCAAAATGGAAGAAATGGGCGTTCATATCAATGAAGAAGAAGACGGACTTCGTATCCGTGCAACTGAAACATTGAAATCCGTGGATATTAAAACAATGCCGCATCCTGGCTTCCCGACTGACATGCAATCACAAATGATGGCATTGATGTTAACGGCAACTGGCACGGGAATGTTGACTGAAACGGTATTTGAAAACCGCTTTATGCACGTAGAAGAATTTCGTCGCATGAACGGGAATGTGAAAATTGAAGGTCGCTCGGTTATTATGCAAGGACCATCTGAACTTCAAGGCGCAGAAGTGGCAGCAACTGATCTACGTGCAGCTGCAGCATTAATTTTAGCGGGCTTGGCTTCAGAAGGCGTAACACGCGTTACTGAACTTTACCATCTTGACCGTGGATACGTGAACTTCCACTTGAAACTACAAGCACTTGGAGCAGACATTGAACGCGTTTCATCTGAATCTTCTGATGAAAAAGTAATGCAACAAACCGTTTAA
- a CDS encoding F0F1 ATP synthase subunit epsilon, whose amino-acid sequence MKTIKVNIVTPDGPVYDSEVNMIIASTTTGEIGVLPGHIPMVAPLKVGAIRLKKEGTTEIVAVSGGFLEVRPDQVSILAPSAEVASTIDINRAKEAMKRAEERLNLSKQDDVDFKRAELSLKRAMNRINVNEGNI is encoded by the coding sequence ATGAAGACCATCAAAGTCAATATTGTCACTCCCGACGGCCCGGTATACGATTCTGAAGTCAACATGATCATTGCCTCTACAACAACTGGTGAAATTGGTGTGCTACCTGGACACATTCCAATGGTTGCTCCACTTAAAGTGGGTGCCATTCGTCTGAAAAAGGAAGGAACAACTGAAATCGTAGCAGTAAGCGGCGGTTTCTTGGAAGTCCGACCTGACCAAGTATCCATTCTAGCTCCATCAGCTGAAGTAGCTAGCACAATTGATATCAATCGTGCGAAAGAAGCAATGAAACGTGCTGAAGAACGTCTGAACTTATCAAAACAAGACGACGTCGATTTCAAACGTGCGGAACTATCATTGAAACGCGCAATGAATCGTATCAACGTTAATGAGGGTAACATCTAA
- a CDS encoding M23 family metallopeptidase, protein MREEKSNNPSLPKKPSKKQTWLWPAIYVGFSLLFVGMIWGYNAFIDSDNVAKGPRTEDTGAKEVAVTSQKESMKFPFDEAMLDQMTILQDFYDPTATDESQENSLLVFNQTYETSSGVTISIEGEPFEILAAMSGTVKEVNLDPFLGDEIVLEHEDGLLTQYRSVKEISVKAGDHVQQGQPMATATENEFNPTAGVHLQFEVYDKGEAINPRTYLAF, encoded by the coding sequence ATGCGAGAGGAAAAATCTAATAATCCTTCTCTACCAAAAAAACCAAGTAAAAAACAAACGTGGCTATGGCCAGCGATTTACGTAGGGTTTTCGCTGCTATTTGTCGGCATGATCTGGGGGTACAATGCGTTTATTGATTCTGATAATGTCGCAAAAGGTCCACGAACAGAAGACACGGGAGCAAAAGAAGTTGCTGTAACGTCTCAAAAAGAGTCAATGAAATTCCCATTTGACGAAGCGATGCTTGACCAAATGACAATTCTGCAAGATTTCTATGATCCTACTGCAACGGACGAATCACAAGAAAATTCTCTTCTTGTATTCAACCAAACTTACGAAACAAGTAGCGGTGTGACCATCTCAATTGAAGGCGAACCGTTTGAAATTTTAGCTGCAATGAGTGGTACAGTAAAAGAAGTAAATCTTGATCCATTCCTTGGGGACGAAATCGTTCTAGAACATGAAGACGGCCTACTTACACAATACCGTTCCGTAAAAGAAATTTCAGTGAAAGCCGGTGACCATGTACAACAAGGTCAACCTATGGCAACTGCTACTGAAAATGAATTCAACCCAACAGCTGGCGTTCATTTACAGTTTGAAGTGTATGACAAGGGAGAAGCAATTAATCCACGTACGTACTTAGCGTTCTAA
- a CDS encoding sporulation transcriptional regulator SpoIIID, protein MHEQIRKRCLELGVLVHETGLTVRAVAKKTGYSKSTVHKDLTERLKLVNEALAKEVSEILAYHKSIRHIRGGEATKQMWKLKEEHTEETP, encoded by the coding sequence TTGCACGAACAGATCCGGAAACGTTGCCTAGAGCTTGGCGTATTGGTGCATGAAACGGGCTTAACGGTACGCGCGGTTGCAAAGAAAACGGGCTACTCGAAAAGCACGGTGCACAAAGATTTAACAGAACGTTTAAAACTAGTAAATGAAGCACTGGCCAAAGAAGTTAGTGAAATCCTTGCCTATCATAAGTCGATTCGGCATATCCGGGGCGGGGAAGCAACGAAACAGATGTGGAAACTTAAAGAGGAACACACAGAAGAAACGCCATGA
- a CDS encoding rod shape-determining protein: MFAKDIGIDLGTANVLIHVKGKGIVLNEPSVVAMDRKTKRVLAVGEEARKMVGRTPGNIVAIRPLKDGVIADFDVTEAMLKHFINKLDVKGFLSKPRILICCPTNITSVEQKAIREAAEKSGGKKVFLEEEPKVAAIGAGMDIFQPSGNMVVDIGGGTTDIAVLSMGDIVTSESIKVAGDVFDNDILQYIKREYKLLIGERTSEDIKIRIGTVFAGGRKEEMEIRGRDMVTGLPRTILITSEEIEKCLRESIAMIVQASKNVLEKTPPELSADIIDRGVILTGGGALMHGIDFLLAQELKVPVLIAENPMDCVAIGTGILLNNIGKASTRL; encoded by the coding sequence ATGTTTGCTAAAGATATTGGAATTGACCTTGGAACGGCTAACGTTTTAATACATGTAAAAGGTAAAGGCATTGTATTAAACGAGCCTTCAGTAGTAGCAATGGATCGCAAAACGAAACGTGTGTTGGCAGTAGGCGAAGAAGCACGTAAAATGGTAGGGCGTACTCCCGGAAATATAGTGGCGATTCGTCCGCTAAAAGACGGAGTAATCGCTGATTTTGATGTGACTGAAGCGATGCTGAAACACTTTATTAATAAATTGGATGTAAAAGGATTTTTATCAAAGCCACGTATCTTAATTTGTTGCCCAACGAATATCACAAGTGTGGAACAAAAAGCGATTCGTGAAGCGGCGGAGAAATCTGGCGGCAAAAAAGTTTTCCTCGAAGAAGAACCAAAAGTGGCGGCGATTGGAGCGGGCATGGATATTTTCCAGCCAAGCGGAAATATGGTCGTTGATATTGGTGGGGGAACAACAGATATCGCGGTCCTTTCGATGGGCGACATTGTAACGTCCGAATCGATTAAAGTAGCCGGTGATGTGTTTGATAATGATATTTTACAGTACATAAAACGCGAATATAAGTTATTGATTGGCGAACGTACGTCTGAAGATATTAAAATAAGAATCGGTACGGTATTCGCTGGTGGACGCAAAGAAGAAATGGAAATCCGCGGCCGAGATATGGTTACAGGCTTGCCACGAACTATTCTAATCACTTCTGAGGAAATCGAAAAATGTTTGCGAGAATCCATTGCCATGATCGTGCAGGCTTCGAAAAATGTTCTGGAAAAGACACCTCCAGAATTATCTGCAGATATTATCGACCGTGGCGTGATTTTAACAGGTGGTGGCGCACTGATGCACGGCATTGATTTCTTGCTTGCACAGGAATTGAAAGTACCGGTTTTAATAGCCGAAAACCCAATGGACTGTGTAGCCATCGGTACAGGTATTTTGCTAAACAATATTGGCAAAGCTTCCACTCGACTGTAA
- the spoIID gene encoding stage II sporulation protein D, with protein sequence MSAPEPETDNVVACEPILIRVEGHAEPFPLEDYVKGVVQAEMPATFKLEALKAQAIAARTFALKTTNFGSKSIKPTTSHQAFISPSERISPPNIAQAITETASQILTYNNELITAMFFSTSNGKTESAKGYSGNDIPYLVITDSLGDTISPKFNNTKTFTLKEWNEAFGFNWTADHFKTLVLTPNESQRVKQMTTTQHEWTGREIRDILGLPSTDFEIDASNPNLITVSTKGYGHGVGMSQYGANAMAQEGSKVEEILKHYYPKTEIKNFQSIQPGCLKP encoded by the coding sequence GTGTCAGCACCCGAACCCGAAACCGACAATGTTGTAGCTTGTGAACCTATACTAATTCGCGTGGAAGGGCATGCTGAGCCGTTTCCATTAGAGGACTATGTCAAAGGTGTCGTACAAGCAGAAATGCCAGCTACGTTCAAGCTAGAGGCCTTAAAAGCGCAAGCAATTGCCGCACGAACATTCGCACTCAAAACAACCAATTTTGGTTCAAAATCTATTAAACCAACTACTTCACACCAAGCGTTCATCTCACCGAGTGAACGCATATCCCCTCCAAATATCGCACAAGCAATCACGGAAACTGCCTCACAAATTCTTACCTATAATAATGAACTCATCACAGCCATGTTTTTCTCCACGAGCAATGGGAAAACGGAAAGCGCGAAAGGGTATAGTGGCAACGACATTCCATATTTAGTCATCACGGATAGCCTGGGGGATACCATATCTCCGAAGTTCAACAACACGAAAACATTCACCCTGAAAGAATGGAACGAGGCATTCGGCTTTAATTGGACAGCCGATCACTTCAAGACACTGGTGCTGACGCCAAATGAATCACAACGAGTCAAACAAATGACGACCACTCAGCACGAATGGACAGGCCGTGAAATAAGGGATATTTTAGGGCTCCCCTCCACGGATTTCGAAATTGATGCATCCAATCCAAATCTTATCACCGTATCAACGAAAGGATACGGGCATGGCGTCGGGATGAGTCAATACGGAGCAAACGCTATGGCGCAGGAAGGGAGTAAGGTAGAGGAGATTTTGAAACACTACTATCCGAAGACGGAAATAAAAAATTTCCAATCTATTCAACCAGGATGTTTAAAACCTTGA
- a CDS encoding DUF1146 family protein: MYTQIGQQAILGILSHTFFIGITFFALRAVMIEKVVKKQHVFQVQLLYILLSIAIGSSVSNFFLHMSTWSKQIPFLFS, translated from the coding sequence ATGTATACACAAATTGGGCAACAAGCAATCCTTGGCATTTTATCGCATACATTTTTTATCGGAATTACATTTTTTGCACTTCGTGCTGTCATGATCGAAAAAGTTGTCAAAAAGCAACATGTTTTTCAAGTGCAACTACTATACATTCTTTTGAGCATTGCAATCGGTTCTTCAGTGTCGAACTTCTTTCTGCACATGTCGACTTGGTCGAAACAGATTCCGTTCCTCTTTTCATAA
- the atpD gene encoding F0F1 ATP synthase subunit beta, translated as MNIGHVLQVMGPVVDVKFNNGQLPAIYNALTVAIERPNQEPTTLTLEVALHLGDDSVRTVAMSSTDGLKRGAEVTDAGSAITVPVGDITLGRVFNVLGEVIDLGEEIPAELRRDPIHRLAPTFEHLSTEVEILETGIKVVDLLAPYIKGGKIGLFGGAGVGKTVLIQELINNIAQEHGGISVFAGVGERTREGNDLFHEMSDSGVIKKTAMVFGQMNEPPGARMRVALTGLTMAEYFRDEQGADVLLFIDNIFRFTQAGSEVSALLGRMPSAVGYQPTLATEMGQLQERITSTNVGSVTSIQAIYVPADDYTDPAPATTFAHLDATTNLERKLSEMGIYPAVDPLASTSRALSPEIVGEEHYSVARQVQSTLQRYKELQDIIAILGMDELSDDDKLTVNRARRIQFYLSQNFHVAEQFTGQKGSYVPVKETVQGFRQILDGKYDHLPEDAFRLVGRIEEVIEKAKSMGVEV; from the coding sequence ATGAACATAGGACACGTTCTTCAAGTAATGGGTCCAGTTGTTGACGTTAAGTTCAACAACGGCCAGTTACCAGCAATCTATAACGCATTGACAGTTGCGATTGAACGTCCAAACCAAGAGCCAACAACGTTAACTCTTGAAGTTGCGTTACACCTTGGTGACGACTCTGTCCGTACAGTAGCTATGTCATCTACAGATGGCTTGAAACGTGGTGCGGAAGTTACAGACGCTGGATCAGCAATTACAGTTCCAGTTGGTGACATCACATTAGGTCGTGTATTCAACGTACTTGGTGAAGTAATTGACTTAGGCGAAGAGATCCCGGCTGAATTACGCCGTGACCCGATTCACCGTCTTGCACCAACGTTCGAACACCTTTCAACAGAAGTTGAAATTCTTGAAACAGGAATCAAAGTAGTAGACTTATTAGCTCCTTATATCAAAGGTGGTAAAATCGGTCTCTTCGGTGGTGCCGGTGTAGGTAAAACTGTACTTATTCAAGAATTAATCAATAACATCGCACAAGAACACGGCGGTATCTCGGTATTCGCAGGTGTTGGTGAGCGTACGCGTGAAGGAAATGACTTATTCCACGAGATGAGCGATTCTGGCGTAATCAAGAAAACAGCAATGGTATTCGGTCAAATGAACGAGCCGCCTGGTGCACGTATGCGTGTTGCCTTGACTGGTTTGACAATGGCTGAGTATTTCCGTGATGAGCAAGGTGCAGACGTACTATTGTTCATCGATAATATCTTCCGTTTCACTCAAGCAGGTTCTGAGGTATCAGCCCTTCTAGGTCGTATGCCATCAGCCGTTGGTTACCAACCAACACTTGCTACTGAAATGGGTCAATTGCAAGAGCGTATCACGTCTACTAACGTAGGTTCTGTAACATCGATTCAAGCGATTTACGTACCTGCCGATGACTATACGGATCCAGCTCCAGCAACAACATTTGCTCACTTAGATGCAACAACAAACTTAGAACGTAAACTTTCTGAGATGGGTATTTACCCAGCGGTAGATCCTTTGGCTTCAACTTCTCGTGCATTGTCACCTGAAATCGTTGGCGAAGAGCACTACTCAGTTGCTCGTCAAGTACAATCAACACTTCAACGCTACAAAGAACTTCAAGATATCATCGCGATTCTTGGTATGGATGAGTTATCTGATGATGACAAGTTAACGGTTAACCGTGCTCGTCGTATTCAGTTCTACTTATCTCAAAACTTCCACGTAGCTGAGCAATTCACTGGCCAAAAAGGTTCATACGTACCGGTTAAAGAAACAGTTCAAGGATTCAGACAAATTCTTGATGGTAAATATGATCACCTACCTGAAGATGCATTCCGTTTAGTTGGACGCATTGAAGAGGTTATTGAAAAAGCGAAAAGCATGGGCGTTGAAGTTTAA
- a CDS encoding DNA-directed RNA polymerase subunit beta codes for MTNEVKDEQQQVKTQPVASNRKQHKAEKAEAKGQKKTWWVQIRLFPIWLRIILVLALVVAAIAAGLIIGYGYIGDGEPKDALKWETWQHILDILNGKEK; via the coding sequence ATGACGAATGAAGTAAAAGACGAACAACAACAGGTAAAAACGCAGCCAGTTGCTTCAAACCGAAAACAGCACAAAGCTGAAAAAGCCGAAGCTAAGGGTCAAAAGAAAACTTGGTGGGTTCAAATACGTCTTTTCCCGATTTGGCTTCGTATTATTTTGGTTTTAGCTCTTGTCGTTGCTGCAATTGCAGCAGGATTAATTATTGGCTATGGTTACATCGGAGATGGTGAACCAAAAGACGCCCTTAAGTGGGAAACATGGCAACACATTTTGGACATTTTAAACGGGAAAGAGAAGTAA
- a CDS encoding YwpF family protein: MKTFKMLSMTLVQGDQTIAIPLVDGIIINQENSHRSWILEMYVDKKDSTIFEQYNGSGELVEVKVVISYPENEPASFEVAVYAVKEIGDYVSVLLKGMLIRTRRKYALQLLTELVQDGLTGEKLITRFENDMRQRPHLKKDSAEI; encoded by the coding sequence TTGAAAACCTTTAAAATGTTGTCTATGACATTGGTTCAAGGGGACCAAACCATTGCGATTCCTCTCGTAGATGGCATCATCATCAATCAAGAAAACAGCCACCGATCATGGATATTAGAAATGTATGTCGATAAAAAAGACAGTACGATATTTGAGCAATACAATGGTTCTGGGGAATTGGTTGAAGTGAAAGTTGTCATTTCGTATCCTGAAAATGAACCTGCAAGCTTTGAAGTTGCAGTATATGCTGTCAAAGAAATTGGAGATTATGTTTCGGTGCTGTTGAAAGGGATGTTAATTCGCACCCGGCGTAAGTATGCCTTGCAACTTTTGACAGAACTTGTCCAAGATGGATTAACAGGTGAAAAGCTTATTACTCGCTTTGAAAACGATATGCGACAACGACCTCATTTAAAAAAAGACTCGGCTGAAATTTAG
- a CDS encoding single-stranded DNA-binding protein — MNQIGMIGRMTKDPVFRQLSEGRVQASFVLAVQRTYKSAKADEADFVLCTVWGKLAEHTVKYCGKGSLVGISGHIHSRSYQKEDGNRVFVTEVIVEEVQFLQTKPKAGQSSEIPHMKKESQAKEDFIFSEEEHKELPVV, encoded by the coding sequence ATGAATCAAATCGGGATGATTGGCCGCATGACAAAAGATCCAGTATTTCGGCAATTGTCTGAAGGAAGGGTGCAAGCAAGTTTTGTGTTGGCTGTACAACGTACTTACAAAAGTGCAAAAGCGGATGAAGCAGATTTTGTATTATGCACTGTATGGGGGAAACTTGCTGAACACACAGTGAAGTATTGTGGAAAAGGCTCGCTTGTAGGAATCAGTGGACATATCCACTCGAGATCCTACCAAAAAGAAGATGGCAATCGAGTCTTCGTAACCGAAGTCATCGTTGAAGAAGTTCAATTCTTACAAACGAAACCGAAAGCAGGACAATCTTCAGAAATTCCTCATATGAAAAAAGAGTCGCAAGCGAAAGAAGACTTTATATTCTCTGAGGAAGAGCACAAAGAATTACCGGTTGTGTAA